In one window of Opitutus sp. GAS368 DNA:
- the purU gene encoding formyltetrahydrofolate deformylase — protein sequence MKPPATLVALLHGPDQPGIVAKTAGWIFARHGNILHADQHRDMEAGEFFQRIEWVPAGADAAQEAADLHTFAATLGMAARVAVSPHRAKGVIFVSKEDHCFHDLALRWKAGEFAGDFACVISNHPDLGDVARHYGLAFHHVPVTLATKAAAEAQQLDILRATGTEFVVLARYMQVLSEDFLKKAGQPVINIHHSFLPAFAGGKPYHQAHERGVKLIGATAHYVTAVLDDGPIIQQDVVRVTHRHSVEDLVRKGRDLEKLVLAQALRWHLDNRVLVYGNKTVVFD from the coding sequence ATGAAGCCGCCTGCCACGCTTGTCGCCCTGCTGCACGGCCCCGACCAGCCGGGCATCGTGGCGAAGACCGCCGGTTGGATCTTTGCGCGGCACGGGAACATCCTGCACGCCGACCAGCACCGCGACATGGAAGCAGGCGAATTTTTCCAGCGCATCGAGTGGGTCCCCGCCGGCGCCGACGCGGCACAGGAGGCCGCCGACCTTCACACCTTTGCCGCGACGCTCGGCATGGCGGCGCGCGTGGCGGTGTCGCCCCACCGCGCCAAGGGCGTGATCTTCGTCTCGAAGGAGGACCACTGTTTCCACGACCTCGCGCTCCGCTGGAAAGCAGGGGAGTTTGCCGGGGATTTTGCGTGCGTGATTTCCAACCACCCGGACCTGGGGGACGTGGCGCGGCACTATGGGCTGGCGTTCCACCACGTGCCGGTGACCTTGGCGACCAAGGCGGCGGCCGAGGCGCAACAGTTGGATATCCTGCGCGCGACCGGCACGGAGTTCGTGGTGCTCGCCCGCTACATGCAGGTACTGTCGGAGGATTTCCTGAAAAAAGCCGGCCAGCCGGTCATCAACATTCACCACTCGTTCCTGCCGGCGTTTGCGGGGGGCAAACCCTACCACCAGGCCCACGAGCGCGGGGTGAAGCTCATCGGCGCCACGGCGCACTACGTCACCGCCGTGCTCGATGACGGTCCCATCATCCAGCAGGACGTCGTGCGCGTGACCCACCGGCACAGCGTGGAGGACCTGGTGCGCAAAGGGCGTGATTTGGAGAAACTTGTGCTGGCTCAGGCCCTGCGCTGGCATCTGGACAACCGGGTGCTGGTCTACGGCAACAAGACCGTGGTTTTTGATTAA